Part of the Candidatus Eremiobacteraceae bacterium genome, CCGTCCGAGGCGGCGTCCAGGTCCGCGCTCGCCGCGACGATCGCCGCGTTCTTGCCGCCGAGCTCGCCCAGCACGGGCTTCGCATACACGCCGCTCGCGCCGACTTCGCGCAGGATCTGCATGCCGACTTCTTGCGAACCGGTGAACGCGACGCCGTCGATGCCGGCATGGCGCAGCAGCGGTTGGCCGACGCCCTCGCCCGATCCGTAGATCAGATTGAACACGCCCGCCGGAACGCCCGCGTCGTGATAGGCCGCGGCGAGCTTCGAGCCCGTCAGCGACGCCATCACCGAAGGCTTGAGCACGACCGCATTGCCCGCCAGCATTGCGGCGCTCGACATGCCGGTCGCCAATGCGAGCGGGAAATTGAAGGGCGAGATAACCGCGAAGACGCCGTAGGGCCGCAGCGCGTCCTGCGTCTGCTCGTTTGGAGAGAGTTGGCCCAGCGGGCGCATGTAGCCGTTCGCGCCTTCGACCTGGTCGGCGTAATAGTCGATGAGATCGGCGGCCTCTTCGGCGTCGCCGAGCGACTCGATGCGGTTCTTGCCGACCTCGATGCTCATGACCGCCGCGATCTCGTAACGGCGCTCGCGGATGTTCTCCGCGGCGCGGCGCATGATCGCGAGGCGCTCGCGCCACGGCATCGCGCCCCAGCGCTTCTGCGCGGCGCGCGCCGCAGCCACCGCGGCGTCGATCTGCGCGGGGCTGGCGCTATAGAACGCGCCGATTCGCAGGTCTCGATCGATCGGGCTGTGCCATTCGAGCGCCGTGCCCTCTCCCTTTATCTTCGCGCCGTTGACGAACGGGTGATGGACGGCGCCGAGCTCGCCGCGCACCGCGCGCAGTGCGGCATCGAATCCGGCATGGATCTCGTCCATATTCCCGCCGACGCCTGAATACGTGATCTTCGGCTGCTTGCGCGGTGCTTGAACGCTCATGACATTCTCCTCAATCGACAGGAACCGTGGCGGTGTATGGAGCGGTCGAATTCATTCGACCGTTGTTCGTGGACGCCGTGTCGGCGCGCACGACCTCCGCGATGGTAGTGCGCAATTTCTCGACCAGCTCGTCGATCTGCGCTTCAGCGATGGTCAGCGGCGGCGCGATCATCACCAGGTCTCCGTTGATGCCGTCCGCATGGCCGACGTTGGGCCACAGCACAAGGCCGTTATCTCTCGCGCGCGCGATGATCCGTTCGACGAATTTGCGCTCGCGCGCGAACGGCCGCTTGGTCGCGCGATCCGCGACGAATTCCACCGCCGCGAGCATGCCGATGCCGCGCACGTCGCCGACGACGCCTGCGCTCGCCGCATCATCCTGCAGCGCGCGCAGCGATGACTGCAGGTAGCCGCCGACCTCGTGCGCGCGGCGCACCAGCTCGTGGCGCTCGATGTAGCGCAGCACGGCCAGCGCGGCCGCGCTCGAGAGCGCATGATGCGAGTAGGTCTGGGCGTGGACGAGGCCGCCGAACTTGCCGCGCGCGAGCGTGTCGACCAGCGAACGCTTGGCGAGCATGGCCGAAAGGGGAGCATAACCGCCGTTGAGCCCTTTGCCGAGCGTGATGATGTCGGGCACGATCGGCTTGCCCGCCGCGTCGCTGAAGTGTTCGAGCGCGAAGAATTTTCCGGTGCGGCCGACGCCTGTGAGCACTTCGTCGGCGACGAACAGCACGCCATAGCGATCGCATATCTCGCGGATGCGCGCGTAGTAGCCTGGAGCCGGCACGGAAGCGCCGGTCGACGAACCGCCGATCGGCTCTGCGATGAACGCCGCGACGTTCTCCGGGCCGGCCTCGAGGATCGCGGTCTCCAGCGCGTCGCCGGTCATGGCAGGATCGTCATCGCCTTCTGCCCGGTACGGATACGGAGCGTCGATCATCATCACGTCGACCAGCCACGGCGCATAGACGGCGCGATAGTGCGGCCGGGCTGAGGCCGAGAGCGCGAGCAGCGTGTTGCCGTGATAGCCCGGCGTGCGTGCGATGACGACCGTTCGATCGGGGTCGCCGCGCTCGACGTGGTATTGGCGCGCGAGTTTGAGCGCCGCCTCGACCGCTTCTGAACCGCTGCACAGGAAATAGGCACGATCGACGCCGGCCGGCGCTTTAGCCGCTAGGGCGTCGGCCAGTTCTTCGACCGGCGGTGTCGTGAACGCCGTGCCGTTGACATAGGCGACGGTCGATGCTTGCTTCGCGATGGCGTCGGCGATCTCGCGAACGCCATGGCCGATGGATGCGACCATCGCGCCGCCGCTGCCGTCCAAATACTGCTTGCCGGCGCTATCGTACAGATAGACGCCTTCGGCGCGCACGATGGTCGGCGGCGTGACGCCAAGCTTTCTATAGAAGACGTGGCTCATCGAGCAGAACCGCTTCGTCGGAGAGGGGGGCGGCTGCCTGCGGCGCGCCGCGCAGCGTCGCTGCGATGTATGCGACAATGATGGGCAGCAGCGCGAGATTGACCAGCCCGGCGATGCCGATGAGTCGCGGACCGGTGGTGCCGAACGCGGCCATGAGCGCCGCCTCGAGGACGACCGCGCCCACGAGCACCGGCGTGCAGCGATAGCTGCCGACCGCCTGCAGATATGAGATGCCGAGCGCGTCGACCGCGAGCAGCGCTTGCGCCGCGCCGTACTCGCGCAGCAGAAATTGCGCCTGCACGAACGCGGGCCCGAACGTGATGCCGAGCAACTGCGCGGGCAGCAACGCCGCGATCGCGAATCCGGCCGCCGAGAGCAGCACGCCCGCGCCGAACGTCAATGCGAGCAGCCGCTGCAGCAATTCGCGGCTCACGTGTTGCGCGGCGGCCGCCTTGGGGGCCATGACCAGCGCGATCATGCCGACGCCGAACGGGATCGTGCGCGCGATGATGCCGGCCGCACCGTACAGGCCTGCGTCGGTGCCCGAGAGATGATGCTTGGCGAACAGCTGGTCCATGAAGAGCAGCAAGAGGACGCAGGCCGAGATCCACAACAGCGAGATCGCGCGCCCGCCCAGCTCGAGGTGGTCGTGCTCCGGCTGCTCGCTCGAGTCGGAGCGCGTCGTGATGAGCGGCAATGCGACGACGGCGAGCCCCGCGACTGCGCCGACGACGAAGCCGCTGATCGCACCGAGCACCGCCATGCCGGCAGTGACCATCGCCAGCGCAGAGACGAGCTTGATCGACATCTCGGCGATCATGGAGCCGGAGAAGAGCCAGAAGCGATGTGCGCCTTGCGCCGCGCCGCGAAAAAAAGCGCTGAAGATCGCGATCGCGAGATATGCTGCGAACGCGAACCACAGCGGCGGTTGCACGATGTGCAGGTACGGACCGGACAGCAGCCCGATGCCGAGCGCGATCGCGGCGACGGCCAACGCGGCCCCGAACGCAGCCGGCGCGACCGAGCGGACGAATAGGCCCACGCCGGTTACGCGCCGCAGCGCCCACAGCCGTGCCGTGTCCTGCATGGCGACGATGCCGAGCGGTCCGCCGAACACGCCGAAGATGGTCGCGGCGGCGGCCAGCGTCGCCAGCGTGCCGTAGTCCTCTGGACCCAGGCGGCGCGATATCAGGAAATGATAGAGATAATTGAAGGCGTTGGCGATGAACGAGCCGCCGATGATGACGGCGGCGTCGCCGCCGATGCGGCGCAACGAAAACGCGGAGGCGGCGTCGTGGCTCGCGGGGGGTGCGAGCTTGGCCTGCTCAGACACCCGAGCTTCCGACGTTTTCGTTGAGACTGCCGGTGCGATAGCCGCGCGGATCGATCTCGACGCGCTCGTAGCCGACGTCGCGCAGCGCGCGCGCGACGTTCCCGCGGCGTTCTTCAAGGCGCGCGATGTCGGCGCGCGGCACTT contains:
- a CDS encoding oligosaccharide flippase family protein — encoded protein: MSEQAKLAPPASHDAASAFSLRRIGGDAAVIIGGSFIANAFNYLYHFLISRRLGPEDYGTLATLAAAATIFGVFGGPLGIVAMQDTARLWALRRVTGVGLFVRSVAPAAFGAALAVAAIALGIGLLSGPYLHIVQPPLWFAFAAYLAIAIFSAFFRGAAQGAHRFWLFSGSMIAEMSIKLVSALAMVTAGMAVLGAISGFVVGAVAGLAVVALPLITTRSDSSEQPEHDHLELGGRAISLLWISACVLLLLFMDQLFAKHHLSGTDAGLYGAAGIIARTIPFGVGMIALVMAPKAAAAQHVSRELLQRLLALTFGAGVLLSAAGFAIAALLPAQLLGITFGPAFVQAQFLLREYGAAQALLAVDALGISYLQAVGSYRCTPVLVGAVVLEAALMAAFGTTGPRLIGIAGLVNLALLPIIVAYIAATLRGAPQAAAPLSDEAVLLDEPRLL
- a CDS encoding aminotransferase class III-fold pyridoxal phosphate-dependent enzyme → MSHVFYRKLGVTPPTIVRAEGVYLYDSAGKQYLDGSGGAMVASIGHGVREIADAIAKQASTVAYVNGTAFTTPPVEELADALAAKAPAGVDRAYFLCSGSEAVEAALKLARQYHVERGDPDRTVVIARTPGYHGNTLLALSASARPHYRAVYAPWLVDVMMIDAPYPYRAEGDDDPAMTGDALETAILEAGPENVAAFIAEPIGGSSTGASVPAPGYYARIREICDRYGVLFVADEVLTGVGRTGKFFALEHFSDAAGKPIVPDIITLGKGLNGGYAPLSAMLAKRSLVDTLARGKFGGLVHAQTYSHHALSSAAALAVLRYIERHELVRRAHEVGGYLQSSLRALQDDAASAGVVGDVRGIGMLAAVEFVADRATKRPFARERKFVERIIARARDNGLVLWPNVGHADGINGDLVMIAPPLTIAEAQIDELVEKLRTTIAEVVRADTASTNNGRMNSTAPYTATVPVD
- a CDS encoding aldehyde dehydrogenase family protein, which codes for MSVQAPRKQPKITYSGVGGNMDEIHAGFDAALRAVRGELGAVHHPFVNGAKIKGEGTALEWHSPIDRDLRIGAFYSASPAQIDAAVAAARAAQKRWGAMPWRERLAIMRRAAENIRERRYEIAAVMSIEVGKNRIESLGDAEEAADLIDYYADQVEGANGYMRPLGQLSPNEQTQDALRPYGVFAVISPFNFPLALATGMSSAAMLAGNAVVLKPSVMASLTGSKLAAAYHDAGVPAGVFNLIYGSGEGVGQPLLRHAGIDGVAFTGSQEVGMQILREVGASGVYAKPVLGELGGKNAAIVAASADLDAASDGVMRSAFGYQGQKCSACSRVYVDERVADTFIEMLLDKTSKIVIGDPTERDVWFGPVINEAATRKFDEAASSARKAGTMLAGGERLGGERLGKGNYVKPTIVKLPLEHELYQRELFLPFLAVGTVPSFERALEEANRSKLGLTGGLFSQDDKEIERFFNEMEAGVLYVNRRTGATTGAWPGVQSFCGWKGSGITGKGGCGPYYVEQFMREQSRTRMV